The window CTCTTGCCTCTCACCACCTCCATTGTTGCTTTTCTTCATCTACCAAATTCGCAATTACTAACAAAAGAAGACAATCTGCTATTGAAAATAAGGAATTTCTTTCGTTTTTGCGCCAAATTTTGAGAGTTTCGAGTTAGAATCGCGGGCCTCTTGACGAGACGACATTAGGATTATTCTTGAACAAAGATGACAGAGTTtagggctgagcaacttgaagagtctgttacttttttcattgtatttcaatgtatctcgttgtattctatgtatttcattgtatttcaatgtatcccgttgtattccatgtatttcattgtattcactatctcgctatattccatgaatgtattcatatatattttttaattaatataatttatgtattcgaatgtatatatgtattcaaatgtatctacggtatgtattcatatgtttttgcaCTATAGATGACCTGTTATACTTCATATAttcaatgtatttttatgtatttaactgtattcaatgtaattatataatttctctgaagattgttatgtttttggggtgtttttagattgagaatcttttttataactgaaaatacaattttgtgtgttataattaaGTTTGAGTTATATTAgaagtctattatgttaattgattcacttttcaTTTAAAAACAGCTGAATAAACCATGAGTTGCGCTATTTACGTTACtgtattcacaaatacatatcgTGAATACGGTCGAATATAATAATCTGTCTAGCTATAATCCCgtgtttcacgccgtgaatatagtcgaatacaataatctgtctagctgtaatcccctgtttcacgctgagaaatgctattgtattcatgaatacagtagcttaaatacatcaaatacactctaaaaaacctgaaaacatagctatagaaagtaatatagtaaatggtaACTACAAgtagctaataaccactaaacaatagtgctttgtgaaaattttaaagttttatttTGGAATAAAACCCTATAAATTACTATTGTTTCTCTATGTAACACGACAAATCTATTGAGaagttgtatttttttatttttttttatagaaaaatagAGGACAATGGCATTTGATCTGAAAACAATCTTTCAAAAACTaaaccattttttttttcaaaaaaaaaaaatgtaactaAGTTATATTTAGAAAAAAGAATTAAACACACTAGTTCCACTCCAGGTGTTGAGAAAAGGGTTTTCACTCACCGGCGATGCGCTATTGTTCATTATTCTCTCGCCGATTCCCTCTGTAAGTTTCTTTCTACAATCTTCACCTTTTCTCTTTCTCGCCTCATTTTCTGCATTCAGTTTCTCACTCTAATtaactctttctctctctctctcgtcaCAGCATAttactagttttttttttttttttaatttttctataactGCGTCTGTTTGTTTATTTCTGTGTGCGTGAAAGTTGAAACCCTAGTTTATCTGTGTTGCTCATATTTTGCCTCCGTATGCTCTCTCAATTGTCAGTTCATAGGTTTTTAATCTacaacaaagaaaaggaaaaatatattaCCTTTCGTGTTTTGGTGTGCTGGGAAATTAATGGTATAGTGATCTTTGTTTAAGAagggttttatttcattatttgtgCTGCACATTGATGTGCTAGAGAAGTATTTTAGTTGGTTTTAGTTAGATGAATTCTCGCTAACTCATTGTGAATTACCAAATTGTGCACTGGAATTTATGGATTTCCTAGAGGCAAGGGGAAAAAAAGATAGGTATTTTTTTGAGAAGAAAAAGTTGTATTTACTTCTCCTTTTTCTTATTGTTTGCTTGTTATGTAGTTCTATGTTTTCATTGTGTTCGTTCTTCCTATTAAATTGTCATGCTGCGTAGTTTCAGAGGTGACATTGAGCTTATCGTTAACCAGGCAATTGTCTGTTCGTATGTATTTACGTGCTTCCCCTAAGCAGTACTTGgcctgaaaaagaaaaaacaaattgaatGTTATTTGAGGTCGACGAATATTCTACTAGTACTATTGACAACTTGAGACGTGTGACTAAGAGGGAACTTCAGGCAGTTCTTTgatgttttttttaaatattaaacaGTTTAGATTTATGTATCAATTTGAGCAGGAAAAGCAAGTCGGGTAAGCGCTAGAAAAGTTAAACAATGAAACATGATCCATTTTTACTTAACTGACAAGGTATCTCCCGTCTCCAAAGGGTGTTGACAACCAACTAAGCATAGCATTGCAAGATTTCATATTTGAGGACTGTTTCATGTTGCTTCATATCCTGGTCCTTCTTTTAGCCTACCGCCTATCGGTACTGAAGAaggcaaaagaagaaagaagaaatagtCGAGTTGTGAGCATAGGTTGTGATGTATGGGTTAGGCGTATATCAGGGGTTCTAACCCGCATGTATTTAactggagaagggtagagggacGGGCCTATGTATGCTAGATAGATGCTCTCCCTTTTCTGTCAAGAGTTTCTTGTATACATACATGTCATGGCTTTCATATGTTTTCCTGCCATTGTCTCCTCTAGCACAAGCAACTTTGATATATTGTCAACTCTAGTTTAGCAATTAGACATTTATATTGGCAGCAACTAAGTTGGCAATTAAATTATGAACCAACTGGCCAGGCAGAAGTACTTATGCAAATCAACATTTACAAATCTAAGCATTTTTTTAACATAGCCCTGTGGGCTTGAGTTAGCAATAACATGTTCCAGAGAGATGGGGGAGAGAGAAGGGGTAGATTTGCTGTCTCTATTTTGTTTTCATGGACATATCAATATCATGACCAACATTGTGTGCTCCATGTGATGTAAGGTTATGAAGATTTtatttgaacagatgatgaataTCATAAATGACTGCACAATGACAACATGTTCCTGCTACTGTAAAGTGATCTGTCTTCATTTGTGCAATTTCAGAGAacagaatttttttctttttctctggtAAGTCTGCTTCTTCTATACACCTTCCCTCCTGCATTATCCTGGAGGAGGAAAAAACTGGTAAATTGAGTTACTTAGCAGGATAAGCCTGTCACTTTGGCTTGACAGTGTGATGTATGGAAAGATGCTTCTTACTCAAGCACTAGAAGACAGCCCTTTTTCATGTCTACTTCTTAGATACTCCTTCCCCTGCTATATTGTCAAAATTTTCTGTCTCAAAGGGAAGTAAGAGCTTTATTCACAAGTTGCTAAACCATTGTATGACCTCCTAGGCACCCTATTACGGTTGAGATTTTTGCTTCAAGAAAGTGGAACTACTCTGCTAATTGCTATTTTGGGGATATTTGTCCAAATACCTGACATCCTATTAGTTGTCCCGTCTTTGCCAGCTGGCGATATTATAAAAGCATCATTAGCATGTAAGTCATTAAGATAAACTGGACATTTGACCTACTATTTGCTTGGAGGTGGGTCGTACCTTGAGGTTTGAGCACCGCTTGAGGTTCCTCTGTGTTTGGggataatttgttttcaaaaggCTTGATGCACTATTTATTTGGCCGTTATTGCTACTGGATCGTATCCTtaacatctctctctctctctctctctctctctattacGTAGCCATAACTCCTCTTTAAAGAACACGCACTtatgccaatttttttttttgtgtatatTTGGACAATTAATTGGAGTCTTATCTGTTTACTAATGGCTGATTTATTTTATCTTACCTGCATTGCAGTAGCTAGTCTGGACTCACTTCTTATTTCCTTCCCTCTATTATTTACTGCAGGATGAGTGTTGAGTGGAGAGCCAGACAGCCAATTGATATTTGATCCAGAAAATACTCTATAGAGGGAGATACAAATCTGCTCCTCATCAAGCACACATATAAGATGGACGATGGGGGCCGACGAGAAAGTAGGAGACACAGAATGGATTGCTCCAAAGGAGGTCATGCGCCGGTAAGAGAAGTGTTTTATTATGAAAGGAATCACAAGCTACTTGGGAATTTACTCATTAATAACAAAAATTAACTGACTAAAATGAATCATCCAATAACAAGGATGCATTATCATAGTACCAAGCAGAATCTTGGAACTAATCTGTTTTATTCTGTTCCGAATATCTCTTGACATATGATCAGTAGTAATGTAGTTCCAGTACCATTTCTTTCACTGCAGTGGAACGTGGTACCTCCTTATCAGATGAAGGACCAAGAGGCTTTCATCATGAATACGAAAATCAGAATGCTCTTCGCTGAACGAGACGCTGCTGTTGAAGAACGGGATAGAGCAGTGATTGAAAAGAATACAGTATTAACAGAGCGAGATTTGGCAATCCAGCAGCGAGATACAGCAATTGCTGAGCGAGATACTGCCATAAAAGAAAGGGACAATGCAATTGCTGCCCTCCACTTTCAGGAAAGCACCATGAATGGAACATTGGGTTGTAGGACACGCGGAACAAAGCGCCCTAATCAAACTAAAAATCATTGCGACAATAGCACTGATTCTGTTTGTATCAATAGGGATGTGCCCTTAACTGATGCTTTTCCTATATCGGCCATTTCATCTGAAGTTGCCAAGGCACTCCAAGTAAAGCGAACAAAGGGAAACAAAGGCATGTCAAGGAAGTCAGCGAAATCGCCAAGGAAGACAAAGAAAGTGAGTGAAGATTTGAATCGGCATCTTACAACAGATGGATCTAAAGCTGAATGGGATGCTCAGGATCTTGGGTCAATAAACCAGATCAAGTTTGACGAATCTTCCATGCCAATACCTGTTTGCACGTGTACCGGAATACCAAGGCAGTGTTACAAATGGGGAAGTGGGGGTTGGCAGTCATCTTGCTGCACTACATATCTGTCAGAGTATCCACTACCGCAATTGCCAAACAAGCGCCATGCTCGTATTGGTGGTAGGAAAATGAGTGGAAGCGTATTTAGCAGATTGCTTACAAGGCTTGCAGCAGTTGGCCATGATCTGTCTATGCCAATTGATCTCAAGACTTATTGGGCCAAACATGGTACGAATCGCTACATTACCATCAAGTGATACATAAATGTTTAGTTGGGCAAGGAGTTGCCTTTTTTTGGGGGTACATATTAGGTCTGGACGCTAAAGATCCTTGATTGGTATCGGAAGAAGGGAAAAAAAAAGTTTTGACTATGATCAAAAGCCCTTTTGAGATGTTCACGATGACCTTGTGCTGTGATAAAATACCATGCAACTTACTTTTGGATCAGTGACTAGCAGCACTATGTTTGGTATTTTGTTGGCAAACTGTGTTTTGCACTTAAACCTTGTACAAAGGAGTTTCTAGGAATTGCAGGTCTACTATTTTGAGCTTCCCTTTATCATAACCAATAAGGAGGCTTCTACATTGTTTCATGTTTATCATCTTAATCGAAGCTTAGCGAGTTAACTTGTTCATTAACTTATTGCAGCTTCTATTTGTCTTCTCCTCTAATCTAGTATCACTGAAATTTCTCTTTGTAGCAACCTTAGCTTGCTGATTTTGTTTTTCATCTTGAAAAAGATTGCTTACTAAGACAGATTAAGCTGTCGTTTTTCTTCCTAAGAAACGATTAATCTTTTAGAGACTAGGGGTCATTAATGAACTTGGTTTTACAACACAAAGGACTCCGGGCACGATCCTGTATCGACGATGCCCTATCGCATGAAACAGTCATGTGATGCTTTTCTTTGTTGCGATTTTTTGGCAAGGATCTTTGGATGGGCCCAAGTAAAAAGCAAGCTAGTATTGTAAATAAATCTACTAAAGTTGAAGTTACGTAGAAGTTGAGTATAACATAACTGATTGCACCATGGATTATCCCTTGCACTCAATATTGTCGCCAAGAATATGTCAATTTCAATGAGAGATGTTATCCAACAATTATGCGCAAAAAAGTTAGGTGTCCAAACTAACCAATCTTTCAGCAATTTTCACGTTTTGGTCATGAACAGGAAATCCTTAGATATTGGTCAAATTAGGCCAAACATTTTCTACTTTCTATCAAAAAATCTCAGGAATTTCTGGAATTCCTAGCCGGTAATGTTGACTAATGTTCCTCTCTCTATTTAGAATTTGTGCAAAGAAAAGAAGTGGGATCGAGTGTTTgtacttttttcaaaaagttCTCCAGTTCATTTCTCAGAATGTAAATTTTTTTTAGAAGAGCAGTGCATTTTAAAAAAGACTAACCAGCCtaaaaaaaatttcttctttttaggGCATGTTGCGTCAAATATATAACTGCATATTTAATGAAGTTCCTTTTACTTTAAGCAACATAGggatgtacaaaggaaaccgataaaccgtaccaacccgataatccgagtcaaaccgagaaaaaaaaacccgactatggtttggtttgatttggtttggtgttggaaaaaaaaatccgaccataaatggtttggtttggtttggttttaactaaaaaaagtcaaaccgaaaccaaaccaacccgacattacatatatagaaattttagatatatttaatatataaatatacttattgtgatgtaatttctaaatatttcttaaaaacattcataattttatctttttcaaggttggacttagaatttttaaatgttccaataagttttatagccattaatattagtaacttaaataatgctaacaaaagtccaaaccaaaatcaaatcaatactaatgctaacaaaagacattcaattcaatactacgaacgacaatgttttgaatatttatttttgttttgcgataatttagataaaaatacataacctatttttattttttctttagcgtttagtcatgtaattaatattttcttattagtctacttattttagcatgacttagtacttttagattatgtttatttttattgtaattttttaattagcaatatttatattacataattttattgtctatattgttgaatattttaggataattcCATGACACACTCATagtttgtattattttcttgaaaaataccttatatagttgtatcttattaGGATTAACGAAATATTTTAACCACAAATTATACATTTTGTGCTACGAAGATTTTATCGAAAAAaatccgagttttattggtttagtttggtctttagatttaataacccgacataattggtttggtttggtatttacaaaattcgaaccaacccgacctatgtataCCCCTTTGCAACATATATAATGAGTTTGAAGTTCAAGGGTTGTGGTATAGTAATGGGTACAAAGTTTGGAGATCGGCGTTCAAATCCtaacaaagataaaaaaaaatattatgcaATTTTTTTTACATCTGCTTAACCCCTGGTGGAAGGCTTAAAATCCTTAATATTATATTTGTACTAATATCACACTACGTATGAGTTGTAGGTGCAATGTTACTTTGCAACCACTACTTCAATTctgaatttattttaatttaaatgagtaagaaaaataaaatgggtGTCAGTCAAAAGACAACATAATTTGTTACCTATGCCAGTTAGGCATAAAATGGAATATAGGAAGAGGCACACACATTAGGTTATGGGAGGATCCGTGGAATGCACCTGATACGACTATTAGATCAACTATCTATGGGCCTTTACCTTTGGAGTATCAAAACATGACTATCTCATCCAGAGATGTGATTGGAATAAAATTCCTTTTGACCTACCCAATATCATTAGACATCTAATTCAATCGGTTTATATTTCAAAATATGGTAACAAAGTTGACAGAATTTTCTGGGGCTTAACTCCTACAGGTATTTTCAGTACTAAGTCCATGTATAATATATTAGATGCACAACATAATATTACTATAACAAATTATATAAATTACGACTGGATTTGGAGGCTACCTGTTCAACCCAAAATCAAAGGGTTCATATGGTTGCTTTTTAAAAAAAGACTATCCACTATGGAATATCTCAAACATTGCAACATCATTCAAGATGCTATATGTCAATATTGCCATGAGAAAGATGAAAACACTACGCATCTGTTTCTAGAATGCATTAGTGCTAAAACATATTGGCAGACTTTGGGTATACTTGATTATATCATTTACTTGTCACAATCGAATGATTCTAATTGGATTCATAAGCTTATAACTTTCAAAAACTTTTATGTTCCATACAAGATAAATCTAACCACATACTTGTCTTTGAGTTTATGGAATATTTGGTTAGCCCGGAATAATAATTGTTATAAACATAGTACATCAATAGCTTCTACGAAGTTAACTACTCAACAAGCTGCTGAATTTACATATCTTATTGCTAACAAGCATACTATTAGGAGAAAGAGACAACAAAATCTTAAATGAAAACCTCCTAAATTTCCTTTCTATAAACTAAACACTTACGGTGCCCATAATAATAGTAAGTTTGGTATTGGTGGTTTAATACGAAATGCAAATGCGGAATGAGTAATAGGATTTGCAGCATCAATTACAGCGGGGTCACCAACTACAGCAGAAACATATGCTTTAATGCAAGGACTCCAATTAGCTCTTGATCGTAATCTACTACCACTGGAAGTAGAAGTGGACTTGAAGGATTTACTAAGATTACTCACTTCCACTAAAAACATACCTAATAATTTAATTTCTGATTGCAGGTACCTCCTGGACAGGTTGGGTAAACCTATAATAATGCATGCGTACAGAGAGCAGAATGGAGTTGCGGACAAGCTAGCAAAGGAGTGCTGCAATTTTGACTTACAATCAATGGTGCATATTTTTGATGACAGCCCAGTTTTGGCAAGGTCACTTTTTGAGAGGGAAAAGAGTACAGTGCAGGGACTTGTTTTTGATAATAATAGATCTAATTCTAGTGATTACAATATTGTAAATATGGATATTAATAGTAGTAGACCTATGCGTAGTAGTAAAATAATTGGACAAAATATTATAGCACCCAAGGTGCATATGCTTGTAATAGGATGTAAGGTATGCATCCTGCCTCTAGACGCAGTGTTTAATATAATATAACTtatcttttaaattaaaaaaaaacataatttgttACCAAACTAGAAAATTTCCTATCCATCAAATTATGAGTTGCATGAGATCGTGACACGACAATCTAACACCATTTAAGTTGTCGAGGATTGTTCATCCTACTGCCGACATGTTGACAACGCCTACATTTGCTCATGTTAACATGACACCAATTTTTGTTACATTACAGAGACCTATTCATATACAGTCAGCCTTTCTTATAATAATCTTGTTTGTTctgatattttttaatttttatagtgaACGACTGTTATACACTTATAACAATATTTGACATTTAAATAATTTTTGGCTGTTATAAATAAAAATGATCGAGAaatcaattatttttttcttttttaatgttgcatataaaagataagaaaactattcaaatttaaaatctcaaaaatatatatatttcactaGTTAAATATTTAAGAGAgctaatacattattaataaattcataactaaaaTTATACATATTTAAACTCTAAGGCTGACATTTTAAAGCTAcctaaaaaaataattcaatagTTTTCCCTTGAAGACAATCTATATATtttctatctaaatattttttgaaatttgttcAATGGAAAAGATATCATGTGCAAATATTCAAATCTTATatattatgcaagatagaaaCTTTGTTTAATGGAAAAAATCATGCgcatatttttagaattattaGTAGTAATCTTAAAAATTCTATATGGTTGTTATAGAgggctatttttacaaaaagCGTTCTGCTATAAATATTATTGTTGCTCTTATAGGTAAAAAGTTGTTATAGGGAGTGTAAGatataacttaaaaaatcgaTTCTGAAAAAAATTTGGCTTTTATAGTTTATGACTATTTTATATAGGGATGCTATTATAAAGAAGTTTGActgtaatttatatttttcacaCATTTGTTTCTTTGTATCATGCACCTAATACAAGCTTGTTGATAAAGAATGAAGCCGTTGGTGATTAGAAGcgaattcagaaatttttaacATAGATtggattcttcttcttcttcttatgttgttggtgctgctatgaaacttcagttcatgggatgattgtcataagtatgtttatcagatttAATAAGTAcgttagtagacaataatttgtgaatatttccacgtaCGGAAAGTTTAAGGTCACACTTAGTGATTCTTTTCATGATAATTATGTTATTTTCAcatttattgtttccaaaatttatgatgttagatactgttggtaatttgattatttatctagtatgttagaaagttttttcaaaaacttcagcttataatATAATGCTGAagattttacaaatgaactaaataacttcagcatcttctgctgaagtttttgaaaaaacttatccaggacaaaaaaacttcagcttatttagtacTGAAGTTTTTAtgcaaacaaaaacttcagcaaatagagaacaaaacttcagcttttatgcttaagttcaacaattacaaacaaaaacttcagcacacttggttcaacaCACTTGCTATTTCGGgtccgtctactagaatgctgaagtttggcatgattgcctttgctacttcagcctcgtatgctgaagttatgcgaaaaagtgggtacgcttataattttttttgcaaagcggacacaagttaaaacatgacccaaaaatcggATATAGATGCAAATGTCCCGGAAATAGTTAGTCAAGTTATGTTGCTTTTGGTCGAAAGGGTTTTAGCAATTAATATCGAGATAAAATAAAGTTCTTTCTCCTGATAACAGTGGAATGGGAACATTGGAAGAATGAAAtttgatatatattttttatatttagatAACTTTTG of the Nicotiana tabacum cultivar K326 chromosome 7, ASM71507v2, whole genome shotgun sequence genome contains:
- the LOC107767966 gene encoding protein BASIC PENTACYSTEINE4: MDDGGRRESRRHRMDCSKGGHAPWNVVPPYQMKDQEAFIMNTKIRMLFAERDAAVEERDRAVIEKNTVLTERDLAIQQRDTAIAERDTAIKERDNAIAALHFQESTMNGTLGCRTRGTKRPNQTKNHCDNSTDSVCINRDVPLTDAFPISAISSEVAKALQVKRTKGNKGMSRKSAKSPRKTKKVSEDLNRHLTTDGSKAEWDAQDLGSINQIKFDESSMPIPVCTCTGIPRQCYKWGSGGWQSSCCTTYLSEYPLPQLPNKRHARIGGRKMSGSVFSRLLTRLAAVGHDLSMPIDLKTYWAKHGTNRYITIK